The window AAAAAACATCAACCTTTTTATCAAAAAGCTTGAAAAATTAGCCATATATGGCGACTTAAAATCTTTTATAAAACTTGTCGAATTAAATAAATATAATAACCCAGAATTATCCTATAGTGCTAGAAAAGCTGTTAGTATTGTTATGGATTTAATTTATTTAAACACAAAAAAGGACGCTACCCAACAACAAATCTCGAATTATCTAATTTATGGGAGAGGAAAATAAATAGTTTATAACCCGCATTAAATTATTAAAAAGAATCAAGATAAAAAAAGAAAAGGGGCACTACTAAATGTAGTATGCCATTAAATACAAAACCAATGAAACCATTACAAACCAAATCTATTTCAAAACTAGTATTAACCTTTCTTTTGTTTAATTTTATGAGCTGCGATGCTCAAAACGACATAAAAAATAATAAAATAATCGCTTTAAACGAATTAATTCAAATTTTTTATCAATTGACCGACATTGATCTAGAGCAATTAGACCAAAGAAAAAAAACCACAGGAGACGACCATTTTGAAAAATTGAAAAATTCGATTTCCAAAGAAAATTTAAACACAAAAACAATTCAACTTTTTAATCAATATTTTAGCGATAAAGAGATTGACGACTTATATCTAGACACTAAAAAAGCGGCAGCACAACACCAAAATAGAAATTTATTAGATCCCGAGCCAAATCAATTTAAATCAAACCTTTCTTCAGAACTAAAAATAAAAAAAGATACAATCTACCCAAAACTGTTTGATGAGGGCTACACAGCATTTCAAAATTTTAAACAGCAATTATATGTATTAGATTCTATTAACTACGACATCACAGCTAGTAAAAACAAAGCACGGGCGTCCCATAAAGCGTATAACACACCAAATGGAATATATGAAGCGTTAAGCTTCGCGGAAAATCAAAATAAGGAAGACTATTTAAAATCTATCACGATTAAAGACCTTCCTGGTGTGCCCCTAACCTATACTAATTTAAAAAAATTAACGATCACGCCACAACAAGGTTCGGGTTTGTTTTATTCCATACAGATTATTTTTAACAACGAAGATTCAAAAGCATTATCCGTTTTAAGTACTAATAACATAGGAAAACCATTAGTAATTATAATCGATAAAAAAATAGTAATGGCACCTTTTCTGATGAGCGCTATTGACAATGGAGAACTATCAATAAGCGGTAATATGAGTTACAATAAAGCTAGAACAATGGTAGACAACATCAAAAATAGTCAGTAAAAAACACAAACAAATTAAACTACTCCAATTTCCTTTATATTTAAACGCCACCTTTTCCATAATTTAACATCTATTAAACAGTAATAATAGCTATTAAAAACCAACCAATGAAACAGTACATAATTGTACTATTAATTAGTTTTACGAGTATCAATAGTGCGAAGTCGCAATTCTTTAAAAATAACGTTATTTATACGACTGGCGAATTAAACTTAGGGAATTACATTGGGGTAGATTTGAACTTAAATTATGTTACTGACCACAATTATTCCCTTAAGATTGGCTATACCGGAAACATAAGAAAACCAAAGTCGCAACCTGAAAATTACAGCTCAGGAGTATCTGGAGTATTTGCTTTGGGATTTAACGATCCTTACGATCAAATTGAAAATTACCAAATTGGAATAGGTAAAATTTACAATCTAAATCCAAGCGGAACTATTAGAGCAAACGTATCTCTTGGTTTAGGCTACACTATTGTAACAACCCCACAAAATTGGCAAGAAAATAACGATCGCTTTTTCACCAAGAATTACACGTGGGACTATAACAAGCAAAACACTGTAAGCCTGGTCATAAATCCTAAAATAGAATTCCCTTTGACACGCTTTTATGGCTTAACCTTGTCACCAATGATCATTTTAAACAAACACAGCTCCTACTTTGGGATTGGTATTGGTATTGTACATATGATTGGTGCTTTACGATAAAACAACTGAATAAAAAAAGCACCCATCTTAACGATTAAAACATCAGGAATAAGCTTCTGTTTTTAAGTTTTAGCCATGTACATCTAAATATTTCTTAGTGTTATTTTTTATTGTTTTACACATAACGTTACTCCACTAAAAAACCTAAAAAAAGAGTCCTAAATCTATCATTCCTCATCACGTCTTTTTATAAGCACGTCGGCACGACACACTCCAAAACTTACCGCAATTGAAAGACATAAAATGTAAGCAAACTGTTTAATTTCACTGAATACCGTGTGTTTTGTTTTTACAAATACCAATAATTTTGAACCCGCATTACACTAGCATTGCAACTGCTAGCCAAAAAGTCGAATAAAAATCATATCACGTAAAAACAAAATGCTAGTTCTAGGAAAAACAAAACCCATAAAAAAAACAATTGTGCTATTACTTCTAATTAGTTACGCTTGTAAAGAACAAAGAAAAGAAAACGTAAACGTATTACATACAGATACTGAAAAACTAAATTTAAAAGGACGAATAAAAAGCAGAACGGGCTATGCTATTAAAGATAGCGTCAAAACCATTACGTTTAAGGATAATTTTAATGAGATCGGGTTTTTAATCGAAAGAAATATTTATAATTTTTATGGTAATGTTTGGATCAACGAAACCTATGATTACAAAAATAACATGCTAAATAAAATTAGCAGCCACTTTCCTAAAGACAACACACTAAACATCAAGCAATACACACACAACGGTAACATTACTACAATCCATCATTATGAAAACACTGCTGCTACTATCTCAGAGATAGAAAAATTTGACCTTACTAAAAACAAGATTTACCACGCTTTTATCACCGACCAAGATACCCTGTCAACTTTTTTCAAATATGATCACGCAAATAACCTGATTAGCGAAACCCTTTATGCTAATAATCAACAACTAATCGAAGATACAAAACACACATTTAACGACTACAATTTACAGGTAAAAACAGAGAAAAATAACATTAATTGTTCTGGAGAAAACACCTATTATAATGTCTCTTATTTGTATGATGACACTAATAATAAGATTGGCATAAAGACCTATAAAAATAATATTTTGGAGTCCGAAGAAAAAATCATTTATAACAACAAAAAAAATATTGAACACCAGTTTTTTAATAAAAACACAGGAACAAAAATAATTACATATACGTATGACAGCAAAGAAAATATAATAACCGAGCAACATGAAGACTTAGTAACAAACCGTATTGACAACACAATATATTTAATTGAATATTACGACTAGAAATGCAAAAAACTATATTAAAAAGTATCACGCTACTACTAATTAAAATCTTATCTATAATTAGCCTTCTATTATTGATTGCTGGTTACATATTCGACTCAATATTAGGTTTCTTAATTGGATTTCCTATATATTTATTATTGTACTACTGCTTGGTGTTTATAATACTTATCGCCACCGATAATAGCAGAAAAAAAAGACTATTAGAAACAATCATTGTAATACTACTTTTTATTCCTTTAGCTTGGGCTATTATCGATTTTGAGGGCCTCTTTAATTTTTTATTATCTGGTGTTTCATTAGAAAAAAGATAATTTAGAGACTTAAATATAAAAGAAAACCCTAAAATCGTTACAGTTTTGCAACAAGGTATTTCAAATAATAACATTATTTAAATTAAAAATAACTCCAATTTAAACCGATAACAAAAACACAATCATGACAATAGAACTCCTTTCAAATTTAGACTCAGAGACAGCCATTTGTGACACACTAAACAACTTAATTACAAGTATAAAAAAGGATAAACTATTAGCTGAAATAAAAAAAACAAACTACCTAGACCTCAACTTTGGAATAGAGATAAATGATCAATTTTCTCCTTTTCAAGTAAAAAGTAAACCGATACCAGATTATTTTATGAATGGAGATGCCTTATTTTTAAAAGAAGATAGTGACGCTGCTTTTTTTGAAGCGGCTTGTGCTTTTCCTGAATCCATAAAATTAGTTGTTACTTTATTAAACCTAATTATTACACATAACTTAGATGTTGGCAAATATAACATCCCATACAAAGATGAAGAACAAACGTTTGGTCTAACTCCTGCAATCGCTTTAATTAGAAAGGACAGCAAGTACTGTAACCTATATGCCAAATTTTTAAAAACATTAAACATGGATCACACGGTTTATGAATCTACAGGATTACTATACGCTTTTGAAACCTATGGCTGTAATTTAGATACCATATCACTATTAGCTGTCAGTTTGTTTTCTGCAAGTAATCAGCACTCCGAAGAAACTTTGAGTTATTTACTAAAAGAATACCCTATAAACACCTATTTAGACCGTCAAACTAATCTTGATGCCACCTACCATGTACTATTGGAAGACTTTAATCAAGTACACTACAGTCATAAAGCATTCTATGCAACCCTATATCTTGAAGCTAGTAAAGCTGACGCAAACGTTTTAACGGTATTCAACAAAATAAACCGTTTTTATAAAACAACTACTTAATTTTTATGGATTCAGAACTCTCCAGAATATACATCGGTATTGGCGCAGGTATATCCCTTTGCGCCTTACTTATCTATAGCTATACAGGTATGGCTTATACAAAAACACTGTTTATAGTACTAATTGCCATTGGATTAATTCTATCCTTTTTGGGTGGCGGTTTATTAAGTTGGGGAAAAAGCTACCAACCACAAAATTTTTTTATTTGTTTGTTTATATTCTGTATTGCACCAATAGCATTTGCCAGTTTGATGCACTACTATATTATTGCCACATTAAAAACGCATGGTCTTTTAACGCCACTAAATGTCCTCCTGTTTTTTTGTAGCATAACCCTACTTGTTATTTATATTAAATACTATGAAAAATATAACTGGAAAACATATTATATACAAGAAGAACAACAATTAGATATAGACATCTTGTCTAGCAAACTATTAGGCACAAAACCATATTTGTATGATAGTTGGTTTAGGCACAAAGCGCATCTTTTTAATCTTGATCGGGTTAATGACAAGAAGAAAAGATGGGATAGCATGGATTACCAAAGCGTCGGAATGCCAAACGGACTAAGAATCACTTATTTTTCAACAAAAGAACAACAATTATATCAAGCAGAATTTACATTTTCTAAACAAAAGATAAGACATCTAATGGGATTTGGTTTACTATTTCCGCTTAATAGGCTTCAAAAATATAATCATATTAACATGCTGTTTTTTACCAAAGGAGACCTCACGCTGCAATTAGGAAATGAAAAAAATGACATTAATTTTTTTGACGGTGTTTGTACGCCTATCACAGCTGAAAAATTATCTACGCAAGAAACAAGAAACTTTGAAAAATCAAACATAGACCATCAGTCTAATACATTAGAAAACAACATAACGACAACCGAAAACCTGAAACTACTTAGAAAGCAAAAAATAAACATTAGACATACTATTACTGGTTTAACTAAAAAAATTAAATCTATTAGTGTGATTACCACTAATGGAGAACGCTACGTTTTAAACAGAAAAAACTGGAACGGCAATATTTTATCAAAAACACAAGCCCCAATAGCCATAATTAATTTGATTATCATCAATAATAAAGGCCAAAAATTAAGCTGGGAATATGTTTATAATATCGACGACATAGCCTCTCACTTTAAAATAAACAATACAAAGCAGGTTACAACTTTAGACTATAAATTTGATTTATTTAGTACCACAGATCACTTATTACGCGCTTCTAGTTTTGAATACATAAACGGAGAGAAAAACGAATTTAAATTAGATAAAACAACCATAAAAATCATAAAATAATGCCTTTAAAAAAAAGGATAGTAAAAAAAATAACACCATTTACCTATATGCTTATTTTAATAACTGCTCTGGGCAACGCTCAGGTAAACATTGACAAACCAAAAATGAAAATTATAGATTACAAATACGGTGCTATTATTGAATTAACACCAAATAATCCTATCTCCATTAATGATTCTTTAACCCTTGAATTAACTTATTTTACACATAAAAGACCATATATTGGCGGTCCAACAAAAGCTACAGCAACAGTAATAGCATCTACAAACACGAAGTCCAAAGAATTAAACCTGTCTATTTATGGTGTAGAAGGCAAATCGCAATCTGAAGATGGTTATACCGAAACCAACCGCTATAGCTCTGACTATTGGATGGACTATCATTTTCAATTAAAAACATTCAATTACGACAAGGCTATTGACATTATAATTCTTAAAAAACAAAACGAATAACCTCAACAGCACTCCAACCTACCGAATACAAAACCAATAACACACAAAAAAAGCACGTCTAAAACGCGCTTTTCTTAAACTTTAAACTAACACACTACCACTCTCAAATACATAGCGTTGTAACTTCTGCAACGTTTCTACTTTATCGCTTGTGTTTATTAATAACGAGATGTTATTATTACTACCACCATAAGAAATCATACGGACGCTGACATCTTGTAAAATCTGAAATAAATTTGGTGTATCGGCATGAAAAATTATAGCATGCCCCACCAAACAAACAATACTCATATAATCATCCACCTCTACCACTGCAAACTTATTAAGCTCGTCAACAATAGCGTCTAGATGTGTGGTATCATCAATGGTTAACGACACCGCAATCTCTGATGTTGTAATCATGTCTATAGCGGTTTCGTAACGTTCAAAAATCTCAAAGACTTTCTTTAAAAACCCATGCGCTAATAACATTCTAACCGACTTAATCTTTATTGCCGTAATCCCATCTTTAGCCGCAATAGCTTTAATCCCTTCGCCATGTACTTGATTGGTAATCAAAGTGCCATGTGCTTCTGGTGCCATGGTGTTTTTTAAGCGCACCGGAATATCAAAAGCGCTAACAGGCATCACTGTTTGTGGATGCAATATTTTGGCTCCAAAATAAGCCAACTCTGCAGACTCGTCAAAAGACAAATTAGAAATCGCTTTGGTATGCTCTACAAATCTAGGATCGTTATTATGAAACCCATCAATATCTGTCCAAATCTGTACTTCGTCGGCTTTTAAAACCGCCCCAATAATCGTAGCCGTATAATCACTTCCGCCGCGTTGCAAATTAGCGATATTCCCCTCGGCGTCTCGACTAATAAAACCTTGTGTGATATAAATCTCTGAATCTCGCGTTTCTGCTATAATTCGGTTTAAATTCTGCTGAATATAAAAGTTATCAGGTTCGTTTGTTTTATCAATTCGCATAAACTCTAACGCCGGTAATAACGACGCGCTCACCCCTTCTTGTTCTAAATAATGACTAAAGATAAACGTGGACAATAATTCGCCTTGAGCGACAATCTGATTATACAATAACACGTCGTATGACTTATTAACCAACACCTCTAATGTATTAAACACATCATTAACATACACAAAAACGGTTTTGTACAGTTCTTGGTTGGTAATAAATGCTTTTATAGTCTTGTTATAGGTATTTCTAAGGGCATCGATAACAATTAAAGCATCTTCTGGATGTCCGCTTTTAATATACTCCGAAATTTTGACCAATGCATTAGTTGTGCCCGACATTGCTGACAATACCACTACTTTTTTCTGTCCATCAGTAATGATGTTTTTTACATTAATCATGTTTTCTATTGATCCAACAGACGTCCCTCCAAATTTTAATACCAACATATTATTTCAATTTTATAAAACGAAATTAGTTAGCAATGGTCTGACTACCATAAAATTGAAAAAATTAGACTATTTTTACACAAATTGTTAAATAGTTAACAGAATGAAAACGATTGCCGCTTGTGTTGAAGACATATTAATGACACAACCCTTCTTGGAAGAAGCCTTATCTAGGAGTATTATTAACTATTCTGCTTTAGCGGAAGAATTAAATGCACCCATAAGCACCATGTTACGTAAACCCGTTAAATCTGGCGCAATTATGATGGCTTTACGCCGATACAATACACCAAACACGTTGCGACACTCCTTAAAACTAAAAAGCACGCTACAAAAACTGGGAGACATTACCGTCCGCTCTAACTTAAGTGATTTTACGTTTCAAAACTCAGAAACCTTAATACAGAGTCATACTAAGGTTTTAGAACAAGTTGAAACAAATAAAGATATTTTTTACGCGTTTACAAGAGGGATTTATGAGAGTAACATCATAATATCTAGCTCAGAAAAAAAGGTGGTTTTAAAATGTTTTGCTACTGAAAATCAAATTGGTCTGCAGGAAGGTTTATCTGCCATAAGCGTACGCTTACCACAAGACAACTCTAAAATATCAGGATTATACTATCAGATATTTAAACGCTTGGCTTGGGAAAATATTCCAATTTATGAAGTGGTATCAACCACCAACGAGTTTACCATCTTAGTAGAAGACCATGTGGTTGATAAAGCGTTTTCTGTAATTAAAAACCTAAAAAACTAAGGGGTCACGATAGTTAATTCTCCTGACTCTAAAGCCTTTTCATAATTAGCCTCAGCAGACGACTGTAAGCCGAAAAATTTTGTATCATCCTTCTTTTTAATAATCACATAGGTCACGTTATCTTTATTGACAATTTCCTCAACTATAATTACGTTACCAATAACAGGGTTATAACTTGCTAGTTTACCGCGTTTGACTAATATATTTAATCTTGGAAAACTGATATGATTATACGATTCTCCTGATGGTGCTTCCACGATTAACTCATCACCAACCGTTGGCTCATTTTGAGCAAAAGTGACCACACAAATACAAATAAATGACAGTGTTAATACTAATTTCTTCATGATCTCAATTTTAAGTTATTACACAAATTTAAGAACTAAAATTTACAATATCAAGCCTTTTGTAAAATCAAATTAGCCCCAATAAATCCAATAATGGCAGGTAACACCCAACCTAAACTGTGTTTTGCAAACGGGATTATCGCAATTACTTTTGTTAAACCTTCTGAAGGACTTAAAAACCCCAATACATCAGGAATACTAAACACAAACGTTAATAAAACTACCACTCTAAACACTAGACTAGACGCATATTTGTTTGGTATCGCATTTAATAAAATAAGCACAATAGTTATTGGATAAATAAACAATAACACTGGTAACGCCACAACTATAATAGTATTAAAATCTAATTGTCCAACCACAACTCCAAAGACACTGGCCACAACTGCTGTAATAACGTAAACCGTTTGCGAGTCATTGATTAGTCCTTTAAAATAATCTGCGGTACCAGTAACAATACCGACTGCTGTAGTAAAACATGCCAATGCAATTAGCACACTTAATACGGCATACCCAAAACTCCCCAAAGCCTTAACACTAATTCCTGTTAATAAATTAGCCCGTTGCATATCGCTATTTAAGGTACTATTGATATCAATTTCTCCTCCGTATGAGGCTCCAACAGCAATTAAACCTGCATATATAATAAACAATCCTAGGCCTGCAATAAGCCCAGATTTTTTAATTAAATCCTTTTTAGCCTCAAAAGAAGCATCTGTTTTTAAATTAATAGAGATAATAATAACCGCACCAACCACCACTGCAGCAATGGCATCAAAGGTTTGATATCCCTCTAAAATCCCACTAACAATTGGTGTATCCATCGTCGTCGGATTAGTGATCATTTGTGTCGAATATAATCCGATCCCAATAACCAATAATAAAATAATAACAATAAATGGCGTCAGATATTTACCTATTATATTTAATATTTTAGAGCGGTTTAAAGCAAAAATTAACACTAAAATAAAGTAGATACTACTGGTTAATAATGGCGAGGTCCCAAAGTTAGGGTGTATGGCAATCTCATGCGTTGCCGATGCCGTACGCGGCGACGGAATAGCAACCGCTATTAAATAAATTAGTATACAGTAAATAAAACTAAACGTTGGTGATACTTTTTTACCAAAGTCATACAAAGTCCCTTGTAATTTGGCATGTGCATAAATACCAATAATTGGTATCGCTACCGCTGTAATGATAAAGCCAAGGGTTACCCAAAACCAATTTTCGCCAGCATTATAACCTAATAATGGTGGTAATAATAAATTTCCTGCTCCAAAAAACAGCGAAAACAAAGCGAAGCTTGTTATTAGAAGGTCTTTTGTTTTATTCAAAATTAGTCTTGTTTAATTAATTTTAAGTCTTCAAAATCAAAGCTAAAATCCGTAACCGGCGCAATAGGCTTTAAAGTCGCGCTAACGGCTTGTCCTTTTTCATTAAACACAAATTGCACAAAACAATCTGCATCATAACTTCTGTTATCCCATTTAACAATAAAAGTCGTTGCGTTGTAAGGCAGTAGGCTTCCTTTTAACGTTTGAGATTTTTCTGAAGCCAGTCTCAATTCCTTTCCGCTTTGCGTAATATTAACCTTTCCAAACCAAACATCCTTATAGGCTCCAACAATAGTATTCGCTTTTGCAATAGTCTTACTCTTCTTCATTTTAGCCACTTGCCCAAAAACAGCTGTTTTCAAACTGTCATTATACTGGTACCATTCTTTATTACTTGTCCCTAATTTCTCTAACCAATTACGATCGTCGTAACCTAAATAGCTATCTTTAATAGTATTGGTAATGGTATTAAATGCAGACCCATTCATTTGATTAGTCAACACGACTATGGCTAAATCCAAATCCGGAATCATAGTAAACTGTGTTACCGTACCTAATAACCCTCCAGTATGATACACTTGTTTATGCCCCCCTTTAACGTCCGTCAAAAACCAACCTAAACCATAGCCTTTAAAATTAGAATCATAACTATCGTTTTTTCTCACTTTAAGAGGCGTTTGTAGTTGCCATAACTCATGAAACTGTGCTTCTGATAATAAACGTTCGCCTTTAATAGTCACAGCATCATTCATTAAAAACTGAGCCCAAACTAACATATCATCCACATTACTCATAATTCCTCCTGCTGGATTAGCTGTTGGACTCCAATCGTGTGGTATTTGTACTAGCTTACCATCTGCAAGCGTATGTGCTTCAATAATATTAGACCTATCAGTCACACGATTATAAGACGCCACACTGTTAGTCATCCCAACAGGTGCCATGATTTTAGTTTCAATAAAAGCTTCCCAAGACAATCCGCTCACCCGTTTTAAAACTTCACCTGCAATAATAAACATGTTGTTATTATAGGCAAACTGACTTCTAAAAGAACTTTCTGCTTCTAAGTGTCCTACATTATTGATAACATCCGCTACTTTAAAATCTGCTTCTGGAAAAAACATTAAATCTCCTGCACCTAAGCCCATTCCGCTACGATGTGTAACTAAATCTCTAACTGTAAACTGTTCTGTCACCCAAGCATCCTTTAATTTAAACTCCGGAATATGTTGTCTTACTTTGTCATCCCAATTTAATTTACCAGCATCTACCATCATGGCCAATGCAAAACACGTAAACCCTTTACTATTAGAGGCAATACCTACTAAAGTACTATTATCCATCTCCTTTTTATTGGATAATGCACGTACACCATGACCTTTAGCATAAACTACATGGCCATCCTTAATAACCCCTACTGAAATCCCAGGCACCTCAAATGTTTTTAAAGTGTTTTCTATAAGTTGATCTAGTTTTGCATCATCGACTTGTGCGGATAATGTCACACAACTAAAACAAGCAATAGTATAAAGGATAGATTTTAATTTCATAATTTTAATAAGTTACAATATAGGTTCTCAAATATAGTAAATAGTTAAACAAAACAACTTACTAAAAACAGCACAAATCCTATCTTTGCAAACTATGAATTTAACCTACAAAGGCATTTCCATTGCCTACACCATTTCTGGACAAGGCAAAACCGTTACATTGTTACACGGATTTTTAGAAAACAGTACGATGTGGACCGATACTGTTGCGTTGCTAGAAAAAACACATCAAGTCATAACCATTGATTTATTAGGTCATGGTTTAACGGATTGTTTGGGTTATGTTCATACCATGCAAGACTTAGCAGAGGCTGTAAATGCCGTCCTTGTTAATTTAAATATTGCTAAAACAACGCTAATTGGGCATTCCCTTGGTGGTTATGTTGCTTTGGCTTTCGCCGAAAAAAAGCCAGACGCCCTAGAAGGGTTGTGTTTAATGAACTCGACACCTTTTGCAGATAGTAAAGAACGTATCGCACTACGAGATCGAGCGATAAGAGTTGCCAAAACCAATTACAGTAATCTAGTAAGCATGTCTATCAGCAACTTATTTTACGAAGACAACAGACTACGTTTTGAAAAAGAGATTGAGCAGATTAAAACCGAAGCATTAAAAACACCGCTTCAAGGTTATGTTGCCACACAAGAAGGTATGAAATTAAGAGCAGATAGCACTTTGATTTTAAAAAACTTAACCTGTAAAAAATTAATTATTGCAGGTAAAAACGATCCTATTTTGTCCAAAACAGACTTACAACACTTAGAAAAATTAAAAGACGTAACTATCAACGTTTTAGAGGGTGGACACATGTCTCATATAGAAAATAAAGAAGAATTCCTACAAAATATAATGCACTTCGTCGAATAAACGGGGCTTTTGACGACTTGTTACGGTTTTTTTTTTACATTCGGCTTTCGCTATATATCAGATTTTAAACAACATAACCATATGTATGAAATCTAACACATAACTAGTCATGAATAAAGTACAGCAAAAACCGTCCAGAAAAGGAAAATTATATTGTTCCATTTTCGGCCACAAATTTTCCGTTAGCAAACAAATAACGCATCACGTTTACGAGTACCAATGTAGCCATTGTAAAAAAGAAATGACCACAAACAGTAATGGCGCCTTAACAGATTTAACGCCTAAGTACAGAGAAATTAACTCTGTATTAAAAAAGATTCATCAAAATAAACAAACCCGTTATGCTAATCAGGAATTAAACAAGCCACTGTTAAAAA is drawn from Psychroserpens sp. NJDZ02 and contains these coding sequences:
- a CDS encoding SecDF P1 head subdomain-containing protein — protein: MKPLQTKSISKLVLTFLLFNFMSCDAQNDIKNNKIIALNELIQIFYQLTDIDLEQLDQRKKTTGDDHFEKLKNSISKENLNTKTIQLFNQYFSDKEIDDLYLDTKKAAAQHQNRNLLDPEPNQFKSNLSSELKIKKDTIYPKLFDEGYTAFQNFKQQLYVLDSINYDITASKNKARASHKAYNTPNGIYEALSFAENQNKEDYLKSITIKDLPGVPLTYTNLKKLTITPQQGSGLFYSIQIIFNNEDSKALSVLSTNNIGKPLVIIIDKKIVMAPFLMSAIDNGELSISGNMSYNKARTMVDNIKNSQ
- a CDS encoding aspartate kinase yields the protein MLVLKFGGTSVGSIENMINVKNIITDGQKKVVVLSAMSGTTNALVKISEYIKSGHPEDALIVIDALRNTYNKTIKAFITNQELYKTVFVYVNDVFNTLEVLVNKSYDVLLYNQIVAQGELLSTFIFSHYLEQEGVSASLLPALEFMRIDKTNEPDNFYIQQNLNRIIAETRDSEIYITQGFISRDAEGNIANLQRGGSDYTATIIGAVLKADEVQIWTDIDGFHNNDPRFVEHTKAISNLSFDESAELAYFGAKILHPQTVMPVSAFDIPVRLKNTMAPEAHGTLITNQVHGEGIKAIAAKDGITAIKIKSVRMLLAHGFLKKVFEIFERYETAIDMITTSEIAVSLTIDDTTHLDAIVDELNKFAVVEVDDYMSIVCLVGHAIIFHADTPNLFQILQDVSVRMISYGGSNNNISLLINTSDKVETLQKLQRYVFESGSVLV
- the brnQ gene encoding branched-chain amino acid transport system II carrier protein, with amino-acid sequence MNKTKDLLITSFALFSLFFGAGNLLLPPLLGYNAGENWFWVTLGFIITAVAIPIIGIYAHAKLQGTLYDFGKKVSPTFSFIYCILIYLIAVAIPSPRTASATHEIAIHPNFGTSPLLTSSIYFILVLIFALNRSKILNIIGKYLTPFIVIILLLVIGIGLYSTQMITNPTTMDTPIVSGILEGYQTFDAIAAVVVGAVIIISINLKTDASFEAKKDLIKKSGLIAGLGLFIIYAGLIAVGASYGGEIDINSTLNSDMQRANLLTGISVKALGSFGYAVLSVLIALACFTTAVGIVTGTADYFKGLINDSQTVYVITAVVASVFGVVVGQLDFNTIIVVALPVLLFIYPITIVLILLNAIPNKYASSLVFRVVVLLTFVFSIPDVLGFLSPSEGLTKVIAIIPFAKHSLGWVLPAIIGFIGANLILQKA
- a CDS encoding serine hydrolase; the encoded protein is MKLKSILYTIACFSCVTLSAQVDDAKLDQLIENTLKTFEVPGISVGVIKDGHVVYAKGHGVRALSNKKEMDNSTLVGIASNSKGFTCFALAMMVDAGKLNWDDKVRQHIPEFKLKDAWVTEQFTVRDLVTHRSGMGLGAGDLMFFPEADFKVADVINNVGHLEAESSFRSQFAYNNNMFIIAGEVLKRVSGLSWEAFIETKIMAPVGMTNSVASYNRVTDRSNIIEAHTLADGKLVQIPHDWSPTANPAGGIMSNVDDMLVWAQFLMNDAVTIKGERLLSEAQFHELWQLQTPLKVRKNDSYDSNFKGYGLGWFLTDVKGGHKQVYHTGGLLGTVTQFTMIPDLDLAIVVLTNQMNGSAFNTITNTIKDSYLGYDDRNWLEKLGTSNKEWYQYNDSLKTAVFGQVAKMKKSKTIAKANTIVGAYKDVWFGKVNITQSGKELRLASEKSQTLKGSLLPYNATTFIVKWDNRSYDADCFVQFVFNEKGQAVSATLKPIAPVTDFSFDFEDLKLIKQD
- a CDS encoding alpha/beta fold hydrolase, which translates into the protein MNLTYKGISIAYTISGQGKTVTLLHGFLENSTMWTDTVALLEKTHQVITIDLLGHGLTDCLGYVHTMQDLAEAVNAVLVNLNIAKTTLIGHSLGGYVALAFAEKKPDALEGLCLMNSTPFADSKERIALRDRAIRVAKTNYSNLVSMSISNLFYEDNRLRFEKEIEQIKTEALKTPLQGYVATQEGMKLRADSTLILKNLTCKKLIIAGKNDPILSKTDLQHLEKLKDVTINVLEGGHMSHIENKEEFLQNIMHFVE